The DNA sequence TGGAACTCCCGGCGCGGGGGTTCTCCGCCGTGCGGGCGCAGCAAGTCGTTCTCGGTCAGTACGCGCAGCACGTCCTTGGCGGTCTCCTCGGCGCTGGAGACCAGCGCCACCTCGTCGCCCATCGCCAGCTGGATGATCCCCGAGAGCAGCGGGTAGTGGGTGCACCCCAGCACCAGCGTGTCCACGTCGGCCTCCTGCAGCGGTGCCAGGTAGGACTGTGCGAGCCCCAGCACCTGGCGTCCGCTGGTGATGCCGCGTTCGACGAAGTCGACGAAGCGCGGGCAGGCCACGGAGGTGATGACGGCGTCGCGCGCGGCGGCGAAGCTGTCCTCGTAGGCGCGCGAGGAGATGGTCGCCGCCGTGCCGATCACGCCGATCCGGCCCGTATGCGTGGTGGCGACGGCGCGGCGCACGGCGGGCAGCACGACCTCGACCACCGGCACCGGATAGCGCTCGCGGGCGTCGCGCAGGCACGCCGCCGAGGCCGTGTTGCATGCGATGACGAGCGCCTTCACCCCGCGGTCGACGAGATCGTCGGCCACCGCCA is a window from the Tomitella gaofuii genome containing:
- the murI gene encoding glutamate racemase yields the protein MADGDEGAIGVFDSGVGGLTVARAIIDQLPDEHIRYVGDTAHGPYGPLTIPEVRRHALAVADDLVDRGVKALVIACNTASAACLRDARERYPVPVVEVVLPAVRRAVATTHTGRIGVIGTAATISSRAYEDSFAAARDAVITSVACPRFVDFVERGITSGRQVLGLAQSYLAPLQEADVDTLVLGCTHYPLLSGIIQLAMGDEVALVSSAEETAKDVLRVLTENDLLRPHGGEPPRREFQATGDPEQFARLAGRFLGPALTAVAHV